The sequence ACAATGAAGCCATAATGCTTCATTTTCAATTTGGTGGAAAGAGTTAGTGGTAGCAGTTTAAATCCCATAACCCTAGGAGTTAGATATAATGATGAGGAGTGATGGAAGAGTCCTCGGGAAGTGGCTATATGATAAAGTGGTAATCATGACGATAACGTCAGCGAAAAGGCATCTACAATGTCGAAAATCAGTCAATCAAAAAACACTATTTTTCTGTGTCGAAATTTTCTCAATCGAAAATGGCATTTTTAGAGGGCAATTTTTTACCTTGGATTTTTCGACCAGATTTTTTAGGACTATGATCCTAAAAGATATAACTCACTAATGGTCTCTATAAAAAGTGAAAGATTATCGATGACGTGGGTTGAAGCTTTTAGTCGAGGCCTAGCCCCATCAACTTGTAGAAGATTGGAGTGATTGTCAACTTAGTCGATTCCACTAGGAGTACACAATCTTAAAAAATGACTTAGAAAATTGTGTTGTCTCTGATTGTTTGAAGCCTGGTCGATCAAAGCCTCCAATTGGTTATTTTTAGGATCTCTATATAAGcagattattattttaattttagaggTCCGCAACTTTTACATTCCTTAAAGAAACTCAAAGTATACAAATCATAGAGAGAAAAGAGTGTTGCTTTTACAATGTGTGTTCCATAAATTTTAAGCATTTTACTTTTATTGTAAAGTTTACCGtctttatgctttctttttttaTCTTTGAGTCTTTCTTTTCCCTTATTTCTTCAGTGTTCTTAGAATTCAAGATTCATCAACTTAAcacacaaaaatacaacaaaactttGGCACTATATCCTAGGATTGCTAGTCGATCCGCAAGTAACTTTTAAAAAAGAGACTAAAAATTGTTTACCCAAATCAAGGGTCCTCAACTATGTTTGCCCCATACCGTCCTTTTTTTGTTTGGATTTTTGTAGAACGGACATACCCATTCTTAATCACAATAAATGAAATTCAAATATCAAACTAAACAAttgtaaaataaaatctaatatgttaatactattaataaaaataacttcatattccttaattttttttaaataaaagaaaattacaatTGTATATATGAATGGTACATTCTTCCTCTTGTTATAAATAAAAGGAAActtatgtaataataataataataatgatatttttaactattttatCCAGTCCTATTTATAAAAgatgatattttaaaaattttattaaacaaTTGATGTATCTGATCTATTATTAAACCAGATacatccatttttgaattaataattgttgaattaattttaaaagtaagctttcttttataaataatatcgAAGGGAGTATTATCTAAAGaatttaaacttttaaaaatacTATAAAATTAAATTCTTATGACTTAGTTGATACTCCATGGACACAtatacaaacaaacaaaaattattttgacaaatttttttgaaacttgaaaatttaaaaatgaatttattaatatttatctttAATAATGATAATTGATAATAAATGTGGTAAAgagaaaatatttatattttaatttatttttattcacacAAGGTATCGTTGGTAAGAGTTTgacaataaaaaaaacattaaattccATTAAGAACTTTATAAAATGGACATTTGGTgtaatctaaataataattttaattataatttaataaaataataataataataataataataataataataataataataataataataataataataataataataataataactataaacGCTGGTgtaatctaaataataataataattataaaaaatttgaaatctaAAAGCTTGAACTTTGTCTAATAGgttttaacatatttttattttaatctatttaTACAATTAATCACAAGTTGTCATGTCACATTCGTATTTATTAAACAATTAAGCATCCACTATATTTTATATTGAGAAATATACTTgtcaaattaaataaaactttgttcatcaaATTTATAATACTTGTATATTAAGTTTTCGAAATGCTATCTATTTTTTGACAATTGTCTATAGTAGAAAAGATaaagattattattataaaaaatatttattattattattattattattattattattattattattattattattattattattattaaagttgTACAGTGGTTATTTTACAATTGTTTTATATGAGATTTGGATGTTATTCTCTAAAATgactatataaaaaaatttaatcatctcatacataaataaaatatatcaaatacatgttttaaaaatacattttaaaaaacTAGGACTCATTACAAAATTTCAAACATAATAATGAATTTTACAAACTCACTATTGAAATAGATAAAAAAGATAGCTTCGAAACTAAGCTTTTAAACAATTGTTTCATGGCAAACAATAGAGCACATGAAATGAACAAGTTTTTTATTCACTAGTAACAAATAAATATGTAAGAACTagttttaaaatgtcaaaaataaataaattaatataatatttctaaaacttgaggaaaaattattaataaattattattagatgtaataatatatattaatttaatttagacatattaatatatattggaaaataaaaaatggtacatgaattaatattattcaatttaatATGTCAAACAAGattattctttttttaaaataaataaattcctaAGTTTATGATATACAATAATGACCAAAGGAACAAGGGATAGGAACAAATTAACTGATATATCATAtttcttgaaaaataattttaataaaaataataggaaatacacaaacaaaaaataggaaatacataaataaattattattttaagacAAACCTTTTACTGCACTTTAATTATGACAAAAGAAAGCTACTAATAGAAAAGCTTATACAATGTATATACAACCAAAAACAAAAACTTATACAATGTATATACAACCAATTTGAATTTTTAAtctcaaaaagaaaataaatgtatTAAAACTAAAAGTCTAATAAAACCATAAATTCCGCTCCTTTTTATTTACGCAAATACAACTGTATACCATTTTTTTAGAGTATATATATGCACAACACACCTCTATTTCTCTAACTTTCTCATATATTTCAATACTATTCATTATATTATTATGGATCACAAGGACCATAGTTTGGAGGAGCAAGAACTTATCGAATATATTTATAGAGATGGAAAACAAGTGCTAATAGTGAAACCACTCAACCGTTATCAGACTCTGCCCGATCAAATTAGTGATTATGTCATAGAGCAAATTAATGTAAGTTATTCTTATAATTAATCTCCTTATTAATTCATGTTATAAAGTGTATGCAATTGATATACCTTTTCATATAAAATATAAGCACAATTGTTTAATGTATTTAGTCTGAAATTTAGATCCAAtacatttgatattttattttacttttaattaatgAAATTTTAACTAAAAGAACATTTTATTTGTTGTGATATCAGATATATATGGAGGAATTAAGAAAATTAGAAGATGGTGAAGATCCAGAGCATCGGTTGGCTATGGTTGTATTTAAAGAGAATGATGCAAGTGAAGTAAATACGCtaactcttaattttgaaaattttcaaagttGTTGAACTTTTGTGAATTTTAATATGTTATTTGTGCATCTAATTCTTTTGGTTGTTGGATTTCTTTCTTTGAATTGATGGTAGTCTTTCGCTTTTTCTgctcatttttctttctttttccttatatttgctttttttaatgtatttttggcgtattctttttttattgagttttttgttgttttattattatttttaaaataaatttaattatcttttatattattttatttattttaatatattaatatatgcaTTTGTTATAAAGAAACAACTTATAACTATATTCATAAATCTTATAGGAAAgataaattttgaataaaagtTTTTTTCTTAAAGTTATACTATCTATTATCACTTATGATGGTTTTATTTTTATAGAAGAAAAACAGAGGAAGAAAAATAACAAGCGTGGTGTTGGGACCAATTTCAGCCTCTTTTGAACTTCCACATTTTTGTTACGGAGGCAAAATTAACATTGAAAAGGTAAGCACCACTTTAAGTGTCTCTTTGTattaggttttattttttctttaattatgtATACATGtagaaatatatatttattaaaatataaatatatagaaaatatttatttttaataacaatttcaaataaataaataatattttatattattttttaaacatatttaaactattaatattaaaatcatttttattttaacatcTTGCAAACGAGATCTAAGCATACTTTCACTTTTATCATCTAAAAAATTCATTACATATAGATGAAAAatttcaaatgatttttattaaaaacaaactattttaaaaaaatagaatgaaaaatctctttttaaatttctttaacaaaaaatatgAACTATTTCaaatctaattttttaaaaagttataacaaacaaacataaatATTGGCTTTCCTTAATCAATTCCTATTATTATTTTCTGATTTTATATATGTCATTAATTTCGTGTTTCTTGATTACGCAAAAATAATCTAAATGATATATATTATGGAAATTTTTCTATAGTTGCTTGCAGCCCCTCCTAAGATGCATGCAAATTATGGAAAAGATATAGATATTACTCCACTTGCAGATCGAAGATTTTCTGTCATTGAAAGAGCAAATAATTGGACAGTTCAATTGAGAAAACGAAATGATAATCGAATAGATATTGTAAGACAAAACTACaaattgttttaataaaaaatttaatattaattttttttatgtaatgAATTGTGACAAACTAACTTTTGTATAACTTTTTATGCAGATTTGTACACATTTACCATCAAACAAGCAATTTCGTTCGAAGCCTGAAGTGGCTAACTTTATTCTTTATGAAGCTCGCCCAAAACCTAAAAGCAAGGAGGAAAAGAAAACTGAAAATTCCAGTGGATGCAATGTACATTATGTTTAACATTCAAGCATCGAATTATtcaatatatatgtgtgtgtgtttttCAACATTACAATAACATAAATTGTTTTACATCAGGAGAAAGGTTCGAcatcaaagaaaagaaaaaaagaagagagagaaacttATCATGATATCCCTCCAGAGGAAGCAGGAACAAATATGATGGAATGGATTGActaaagaaattaagaataaatGTGAAGAATCATTCAACTAGAGAATAAATGTGAAGAATCATCCCAGAGTGAAAAGCTTTATATTGAATAATATTTAGATGGTTCTTGTATAATTATACAATGTGTAAACAACTTTATATAAACATTAAACTACATCTTCCTTTGCATATATTTGTAAACACATTTATGTAGTTTCCATTTCATTGAAAaccctaaaaacaaaattatagatAACTATatattttgtctaaaaaaaatgAGATGGTGTATAATTTACCACCTGATAAATATGAAACTCAAACTGAAATAGATTTCAAACTAGATTAACTACAATAAGAGGTAATTAATGTATAtgaaaatttaaattgaataatagTATACTTCTATAATTTATTATAAGATATATGTTATTAACATagcatatttaaatattttatatttaaccgACCTTCTTTAAAATAGTATTTTCCTGCATGTTCATAAATAGTATACAATAACAAATGAGCATTCAATAACACGCCATCTCTTTAAAGCATTGTTAATTACTTAAGAAATAATTATTTTCTATCAGGCCTGCATAACTACTATTTTGTCGCAATATAAAAGTGAGTATTACTCAGAATATACTATTCAACATGTATGTAggtattatatttttgtttatacttaaaaatagttttattgttAGTTAAATGGGACATCATGGCTAacattactaaatttttttaatcacGCGTCATGAGGAAAGAGTTTTAGCATTATTGATCAACCATTACTATAATCTACAAAGAGGACACACGAACAATGGTCAAGAGATTCTAGGAGTGTAGTCTCTTCCAAATTAGGTCAACAATGAGGGAATAATTTAGGAGAATAACCCTCCCTCCAAGATTCAAATGCCTATGATTCTAGGAGTGAAGTCTCTTCCGAATTAGGTCAACTAGAGATTCCTAGTAGACTTCAATCGAGAGTTTACGCCTACTAGTAGCCCTAGGTACTTAAAAGAAAGTGACTTCATCTTGTAATGGAGAATGTTCTCTACTAATATTATGATGGAAGGCTCAAAATTAATAGCAATCTGGTTAAATTTGTGGAAGTTAACCCCGAGGCCCAGAGCTAACCTAAGCCCCCTGGATACCTCCCTAACTTCCCACAAATTCTCCATCGAGGGATCCCCAAGATTGAGGTACCGTCGGCATATTAAAGGTGGGCGATCTCTAAATTTGATGAGCCAACTTTAAACCCTGAGAAAAGACTAAGATCAATGTCCCTTTTGATCAAACCACTAAGGCCTTCTACCACTATGAGGAAGAGGAAAGATGCTAAAGGGTCTTCTTACTTCAGCCCCATTTGGATCTTAATCCCCTAAAGTGGCTAACTTCATTCATTTTGAAGCTCTCGCAAAATttaaaatcaagaagaaaaagttaaCTGAAATTCTCAATGAATGTGATGTACATTATGTGTAAAATTCAAACAATAAATTAATTAACGAAGATATATTTGTTTCGACATCATAGTAAATTAAATTCGTTTGCATCATATGAAAAGTTTGgcgtcaaagaaaataaaaaaggagaggAAAAAATTATCATGATATTCCCTAAGAGGGTAAATGATAAagatataattattaatgattcTAGTGAAGCAATTCAAGATCTAGGAGGACGAATAATAATGGCACGTTATTGGAAAGTTTAAGTAGACCTGAATACAAATGGTTACAACCAACATAAAAGCAAGGTCAACATTAAAATACTTGTAGGACAAAATGGTAATTTGCATAACTTCGGCATATGAACACTTGGGCCCTTCCATGCTACCCATCTaaattattcttcttttttttaatttaaaatataaagtttGTGTTAATAAGGCACAAACCatgcttatttttattttcttttgtaagcCAATCACAAGCTTCCATCATAATAACTAGGCAAGTGACATGGCAAGtgaattaaattttgttttttgttaGAAAATAAAGTTACAAGACACTTAAttcctacccaatgacccttctacctagatcctccctagatatggaatatccccatcccaATTCCAATCATTGCAATGATGTAGTACAGTTTTCCAGTCCCAGGAGTTGTAGCAACTACTTAATATCCAACTCATTCTAATCCCAAAGATAAAACAGTTTAGAAGACATACTTGCATGACAATCCCTAACCAAGAACCTTGACTATGACCACGAACCTGGATTTACATCAAATCTTCCTCCAAGAATAATACTCCTCTTGCCTGCAGGCTTCGAGGATTACATAGGTAACCTTCCAACAGGCCGGGAGGTttaccttgacaaaccctaaaGATTACATCTTTTTTACTCGGTAGTTATCTTatttttctaggttacaaagtcttctatttataacctatacccaactggatttgggccttcaatcacaacatATTTGTTGTTACAATATTGCAgtatcttctgctacaatcaaggtcttcaatCTGATGGTTTCCGAGAATATCtctataattagaaactatataatcttcaaatattctgatttgattcttttgAATGATTCTTCAAATCTTCATATTTATTCTTTAGACCtgtcatataatatatcatgcctttatttgatttgcacAATATCCCTGAATATTCTGCATTCTTCTGTAATAATTAAATCACATAGATTTAATTAGAACTCTTTTCTTCAGCTCAGGCATGATGTCAtaacatcccatgtgacatgttattccagatgttgaattactccaacataacatgttctatcaTTTTACTGGGACTCTTTGTTGTACCtgttgtttttatatatttatacatatacaggtccttttatttgttttacaaccctaaaaatagagaactaacaatctccccctttggcaaatttttggctaagaCAAATAAATTACAGGTTACAACAACACAGGGAAAAATAACTATCTACTAGAGCAGTAGATCTCAGCAATTGAATGAAGTAAGTCTTTAGTTAAGATGTCAGGACATCTTGTTTAGTATCTTCAATCCTAGTAGATCAAGAATAAAATCTTCAGATTGATTTCTTTCTTCAGCTTTCAGAATTTGTTCCATCGCAGCGCATACCTTAACACTAGTAATCTGGTGCATATGAGAATGAAGATGTATTTCACTCCCCCTCAACCCAGGAACCAATTCTTCTCACAGAAGACCAATGCTGGCATAAGAGGATCTTCGAAGCCTTCTTTGATCAGCAGTCCCTAGTCGACCTAGAGCATAAGAGGAAACATAAGTAGTATCCTCATGCTGCCCagggtaactcagaacacaagtcacaactgtgttcataactcaggtCACAAGTCACAAAATTAAATCCTAGAGTCAGCTCAGCCTATAATTCGATATGCTTGAACTATTTCTAGTTACTACAGTTTTCTGACTAAACTTCTAAGTGCCAAACCTCTCAAAtatctccccctttttggccaAAAATTTACAAAGGAAGCCTTCACAAACCCAGACCCATGTATTGATTATGCACATCTGAATCAACCCCATATGAAAATAGCAAAACCACACACAATATGTGAGTGAACCCTGATAGCTTCCTATAAATAGCTGGTCCCCTGCTTGTGAGATAACGATTCCTTGAATGTGAcactttttggtcaaagatggTGTTATTCGAGGAGAGAATACCACCAAAACTATGTGCACCGTCCAACAATCACTTTGAATGCTTTTATGATGCTTGGACTATTTCTTCTGATTAAATCAGTCCAAAGACATGCACATGCGTGGACAAAAGCACCTTCTAGACTTTATTTTTACGAAGCTGGCTGTACAGTCTAGAATATTCCTTTTTTAGGCTCAGTGACATCCTACCAGACATTGTATTCAACTTCAAACACTTCTTTTGTGATTCGGCTGATGACGTTTCTCAACCCTCTTCATATACTCAGAAGCATGATCCTGATGTCTTCAGACTACTTATTCCAACAGTAATCTTATCTCTTGAATTTGTGTCTGATACCTTCTTGGAGTGGATTGCAAAGTCCTTCTCCTTCTGGTAAGCTTTAACCACTTCAAGTGTTCCACTGACTTCCCCTATCAAGGACAAACAAGGCTCATGCTGACCTTAAGCACTTGAACAAATAGCTTCACTAGAGACAGCTCCAGAATGGACAATTTCTAGTTTCAGGGTACTACTTCCAACTAGTCATAACACAAGAACTTATCTTTGGAGATCCACATATTAACATAACTCTTTTGGACGAACAAGAAATAATGTAGTATAGACTGAAATCAACCTCAACCAGCTTTCTAAGATTCAGACCTTTTGGACCGCAACAGAAGAACTACCTTGATCTGACATGTTGATCAAAACAACCTTCAGTTCTTTAAACTCACTAGTGTTTGCTGACACTAATGACATCTTCAACGTAGTAGATATGCATTGCCCGAGCATATTACTGACAAAAGAATCTTCTCATTCTAAACCTTATATAGAACCGTTACTTCTGAACATGATGTTTGAATATTAAGATTCATGGTCCCAAGTCTTTTACACAGACTATTATCAACaatgatgtcacaacatcatttGGGACATTTCTTTCAACAACCCATCTGAGGTTCTTGAATTACTGCTTCAAGGACTCATTATGCACGATAGTCCTTTCAGAAGCTTTAACAGAAATCTCACTATTGCAGTATGTGAGAGAAATAACCTCTCAATCATTTTCTGATAACATAGTTCAAAAAGCAGACTTGCACACACTTCAGATTTGTACCCTGACTAGGTCATGGTCGTTCATCAGATGCGTGCTCATCTTCCTACACTCAGCAGATGATATGATTCCATTATTTTAGAGGTATAGTCCGCTGATAAGAATGCCTCCAAAAGCCAATGACATTGTTATGCATCACTTGAAGCAAGTAAGTTCCTCAACGTGACACATAGTCACAAAAGTCGTTCCTTATATGGTCAGTTACTTGACCCTTGATCCCATCCTCAATTGAATAACCTTCCTTAGTTGGGAAGCAATAGACTGAAATGATGTTCAATCATAAGTTCTGATCTTAAGCTTTCTTTGACAATTTTGCTATGGTTATGGAGATGACTTTCATAGCAACCTACCACTCTTGTAGGGGATCCAAGAAAATCAACCATTGATGGTTTTTTAACCCTTCAGAGACCATATCTCATACGCACACTGCATAGACCTCCTGTCTGACTATGAGATGTTTGTATGCCATTATCCTGCACCTATAGAAGAGATTCCCTCTAACAGATATCTGAAGCAGATTTCAACTAACTTGGCATTAACTTGGTCTTTACACTTACCGAGTAGACTATTCAGACTACGTCTACCTCTTTAAAGAACAAGGATCCACGAAATTCCTTGCACTACAATCAATTCATTTTCCGAGGAAACCACATATGTGAATCCAAACAATAAGAACCTTCTTCACGAAGCCATTGGAACATCCATATCCTTTGATTTCAGAGATGAATATTCCATCCACCTGGTTTCTTTGATCCAAAGAGTTCTTCAGATATGAGCTCCTTCTTCATAAGGGCTTCAGTGCAGATGCCTTTATTAATTCTTCTCAAGAGCTCGACTATTGTACATCCACGTACCTTGGCCAGAAATAAACTAACACAGAGGTAGACAAATGATTGATCGTGTCCTAATCAACTTGCACAAATCAGATGTCTCTTCTTCCaagtcaggagtaggttccaaacaaaagtAATCACAAATTTTTGTTTAGCACCCAAAATATATGTTCTTCAACCAGTAGCTGCAAACTCGCTAAAGGAATGTTCTAACATGTCATAGAACATTAGTTCCTTCCATACATCTGAACTCGGTGCTGTGAATATTATATCATCCTTTGAACAGCCCTAATACAGACATTCCAGTTACATTCCAACTAGCCAGATTCAGAGTTACTTCGTGAAAGGAGTCAATAATTATGAAGACTCTTGTTGAGAGCACCCTGTATGGTTTAAATCCTTCTTCATGCTACTTATAGAAGCAACTAGTCAGTCATGTTaaagtgcctttatgagtggacttgagacctAGAACTCAAGTATCGTTGGCTCCTTTAACTGATCCACCATTGTTCATACCCCATCATGAGTGTAGTTTATGAGGAGATCAAACCCTAATGATGAAAAGAACCAAGTTTGAAAGAGATACCATGCAGTAGAATTTCCAAAACAATTCCTCATCATCTTCTAGGCACAGATCTTTGTACCTACTCACTAAACCCCACGTACCGGCAGAACAACCTTgagtttgaaaataaatcaaaccctTACCAAGATATACTGTAGTCCTCGATGTTCAACacagtccatcctccacttctagggaccatgtaCACATCGATGATCAACACAGATTTTCATCACAAAACTTCCTTGCcgaaccagaaagtatcttcctaGGATCTCATCCATAGATAGAACAGGATGCCTGccctgataccaattgaaatttagGCGTACCAGATCCAGATGTCGTGAAATATGTCGAGACATACTAGAAATTGTTGACCCAGttcggtgaaatcacacctactctgggggcataccaagcgaGGAATGAATTTCACTATCAGCCGTATTAATTCGGAGCTAAACTAGTCCCAAgcttacaactcctcacttaatccctacctaatgacccttctacctaggtcctccctagatatggaatatccctatcccacttccaatcatcgcaatgatgttgtacagttctccagTCCCAAGAGCTGTAGCAATGACTCAATATCCAACTCATTCTAATCCCAAAGATAAAAAGTTTGGAAGACATACTTCCATGACAATCCCTAGCCAAGAACCTTGACTATGACCACGAACCTGGATATACTTCAaatcttcctccaagaacaatactcctcttgcctacaggcttcgaggattaCATAAGTAACCTTCCCACAGGCCAAGAGGTttaccttgacaaaccctaaaGATGACATCTTTTCTACTCGGTCGTTGTCTTATTTTTATAGGTTACAaagtcttctatttataacctatacctAATTGGATTTGGACCTTCAATCACaacatatttgttgtatcttctgtTATAATCAAGGTCTTCAATATGATAGTTTCCGAGAATATCtctataattagaaactatataatcttcaaatattctgatttgattcttctgaATGATTCTTCAAATCTTCATATTGATTCTCCAGACCTGTCATATAATATATCACccctttatttgattttcacaATATCCCTGAATATTCTGCAATCTTCTATAGTAATGAAAtcacatatatttaattaaactcTTCTGTTCAGCTCAGgcatgatgtcgtaacatccaATGTGACATGTTATTTCAGATGCTGAATTTctccaacataacatgttctatcaTTTCACTTGGACTCTTTGTTGTACCTGTTGTTCTTATACAATTATACATACTGATCCTATTATTTGTgttacaaaaattaagccaactCTAAAACCAGAGAACTAACAGTGTCTAATTCAAAATCCCTCAAATTCCCAAATtcatcttttttatatttttatgaatattttattgTTTTCATAGTctcgaaaaattctaaaaatatttccaaaattcTTATCCACCTAATGACATTAAATTTTGtgattttgtatttttatgaatgtattttAATCTTATTGCTTCTTGCAATTTGTTTATGCCTAATAAGGACATTGCTGGCATTTTTGCACTTGTTGCTACATTGCTtaattgattctgattctgaacttGCTTTTGATTACATAGATGATCAAAGAACACTAAGGCAGCTTGCTGCTCCTGATGTTAATTGTAATGGTTTATGTTTTGAatatgctgatgttgttgttattttttaattgaaatctagtttaatacacttgttgccaaggttTATTGGTCTTGTAGGATAGAATCCACATAAGCATCTGAAAGAATTTCTGGTTGTTTGTTCTACACCATTGAGACCAGAAAGAGTAATTGGAGATCACATTAAGCTCAGAGCCTTTCCATTCTCACTACAGGGCGCTGCCAAAGAT comes from Vicia villosa cultivar HV-30 ecotype Madison, WI unplaced genomic scaffold, Vvil1.0 ctg.000823F_1_1, whole genome shotgun sequence and encodes:
- the LOC131631430 gene encoding uncharacterized protein LOC131631430 — translated: MVVFKENDASEKKNRGRKITSVVLGPISASFELPHFCYGGKINIEKLLAAPPKMHANYGKDIDITPLADRRFSVIERANNWTVQLRKRNDNRIDIICTHLPSNKQFRSKPEVANFILYEARPKPKSKEEKKTENSSGCNEKGSTSKKRKKEERETYHDIPPEEAGTNMMEWID